TGTTGATGGGCCGACCCGCGTTGCCGCCACGTATCTGGGCCACCTGAGTTGAGCGCTGAATACGTCAGAGTTCCCTTCACTTTCTAAACGGAGATCGCATGGAACTGACCCCGCGCGAGAAAGACAAGCTGCTGCTGTTCACCGCCGCCCTGCTCGCCGAACGGCGCCTGGCGCGTGGCGTGAAGCTCAACTACCCGGAAGCCGTGGCCTACATCAGTGCCGCCATCCTGGAAGGGGCACGCGATGG
This genomic window from Immundisolibacter sp. contains:
- the ureA gene encoding urease subunit gamma; amino-acid sequence: MELTPREKDKLLLFTAALLAERRLARGVKLNYPEAVAYISAAILEGARDGRTVAEMMDFGRTLLTRNDVMDGVPEMIPDVQVEATFPDGTKLVTVHD